The DNA segment TGGTCATCCTCACCGGCACCGGGTTGAAGGCGGCATCCGCCGTCGCCGATCTGGTACGGTGAGTAGTTTCGATGAACCCTGAAAAGTCCGGGGTTCGCGTTGCGCAGTTGGGAGAAGGCCTGATGGCATTTCGTGTCTTGATCATAGGTGGCACGGGGCAGGTGGGAGCGGCCGTGGTGCGCGCGCTCGCCGCGGAGCCATCCTGCACTGAGGTCGTGATGGTCAATCGCAAGGCGATTTCCCTGCCGACTGATCCCCGTGTACGCAGCGTAACTTTAGATACGGCGGCAGCCGAATTTCCGGCCGAAGTAACCAGGCTTGCGCAGGCCCTCGTTGCGCAAGGCGATCCGGTCTATGGCGCATCCTGTGTCGGCGTCGGCAGAGGCAGCATGAACTGGAGCGAGGAGCAATTAAAGGCGCTCGAAATTGGCGTGGTCGGGGGCTTCGCCCGCGGCTGTCTCGCCGGAGGCATCACCCGGTTTTCGCTGCTCTCGGCCGCGGGAAGCAGCACGAAAAGCCGAATTCGCTATGCGCGGATCATGGGGTTGAAGGAAGAGACGGTTCAGGGAACGGGCTTCCAGCGCCTCGCGGTTTTTCGCCCCGGTATTATCGCAGGCAATGCGCACACGCCGGGCTATGCGGCCTGGCTGGGGCGTCTCGTTCCCGGCTCTTTCGGCACGATTGAGCAGGACGATATCGGCCGCGCCTTTGTCGCTGAATTCGTCGATAGCCCCGCCCCAAGCGGGGTCGTGTATCTCGATAATGCGGCGATGAGGCAGATGTCTCGCGCTCTCACTGTCCACCAATGACCTGAAGGGGCGTGACGACCTCGCCGGTTTCCTTCATTCGCGCCCCTGACTGACGGTCCGTCTTCGCTCTCATTTCATTTGAGCTACGCCGGACACGCTTCGGTCTTGCATGGCTGTGCCACGCGTAGCCCGACTTGTCCGCCGAAGCTCGGAGAGCGAAGGCGGAAGGGCGAAGCGTGGTAGCGAATTTTTAACGATAATTTCTTTCCGGCGCGGGGTGCGGGGTTGCACAACTCTTTAAATACCCTTGGGGCGATAGGCTTTTCCGCAAAGATGGTGTCCCCTTTGTTTGGTGCATGATCTTTCGGAAGACCGCTACACACTTTTCCGGATCATGCCTTGGCGAGATCAAGCCCTAGATGTCCGTGTACGAGCGACCTGCAGTGGAAAATTCCGACGTCCTGCTGGCCGCCCTCGAGCGGGCGAACGATGCTGTCGTGATCCTGGATCAGGATCATCGTATCACGCATTTCAACGCCTCGGCTGAGCGGATTTGGGGGCTGGCCCGCGCTGAGATTCTGGGCCGGCCCGCCAGCCTGCTCGGCCTCAACGACCTCGACGACGGCGCGAGAGCCGAACGCACGATCACGCGTCCCGACGGCGCCCGTCTGCGCGTCGCGCTGTCGCTCTCGCATGTCACATCCGGCGAGGCGCCACGCACGACTGCGCTGGTACGGGACATTACGCCTGAGCTCGAGCTGCGCGAGCGGCTGGCGCTGCACGTGATGATCGCCGACGGGACCAATCGCGCCGTGGTCATCGTCGATCGCAACATGAAGGTCGTCTACGTCAATGCCACCTTCGTTGGCATGTTCGGCCACAGCATCGAGCAGGCCGAGGGCCGGCAGATGGGCGAGCTGCTCGCCGGGCCCCATACCGATCGCTCCGTGCTGAAGCGGTTGCAGCGCTGCATCGGATACGAAAGCGGTATGGACGAGGAAATCCTCGCCTATGACAGCAAAGGCGAAGAGATCTGGCTCGGCGCCCACGTCAAGGCGTTCCGCAATGCCCGTGGCAAGGTCAAGTACATCGTGGCGCTGCTCGCCGATATCACCGAAAGCCGGCAATTATGGTCGTTGCAGCAATTGATCATGACGGCGCTCGCCGACGAAATTCCGATTACGGAAATCGCCGATCAGCTTTGCCGGCGCGTCGAGGAGATTGCGCCGGACGTTGTTTCCTCGCTGCTCCATATCGACGCCGAGGGACTGGTTCATCCGTTGGGTGGCCCGAGCCTTCCCGACGACTATTCCCGCGCACTGGACGGGATTGCGATCGGACCCGAAGTCGGCTCCTGCGGATCGGCGGCCTTCCATGGCAGAGCGGTACTTGCCATGGACATCGACAGCGATCCGCGCTGGCAGCCCTACAAGACGAGGCCGCTGGAAGTAGGCTTGCGGGCGTGCTGGTCCTCGCCGATCAAGGCCAAGGACGGCCGTGTGATCGGAACCTTCGCCTTCTATTTCAGGGAATGCCGCGCCCCCTCGCGCTGGCATGAGCGGATCGTCGAGGCCTGCGTTCGCCTCGGCGCGCTTGCGATCGAGCGCAAGGAAGCGCGGGCCCAGATCGCGCAGCTTGCCTATTACGACACGTTGACCGGCCTGCCCAACCGGGCGCGCCTGCGGCATCTGATCTCGGAAGCTCTCGCCTCCGTGTCCGGCGGGAAGAACGTCGCGCTGGCCTTCCTCGATCTCGACAATTTCAAGGACGTCAACGATTCGCTTGGACATTCCGCCGGCGACGAGATGCTGGTCGAGTTCGCGCAGCGGCTGCACGCGCAGGTCCAGCCGGGTGACGTGCTGGGGCGTCTCGGCGGCGACGAATTCGTGATTCTGCTTCCCGAGCGCGACGCTGCGGGAGCCTCGCTGGTGGCTTCCCGGATCATGGAAGCGCTAAGCCTGCCGCTCAAGTTAGGGGCGCGGCAAGTGCCGGTTTCGGTCAGCATGGGTATCAGCATCTATCCGGATAACGCGACCAACCTCGACACGTTGATACAGCAGGCCGATGCGGCGATGTACAAGGCCAAGCAGGCCGGCCGCGCCACCTATCGTTTCTTCAGCGCCGACATGAACCGGCTCGCCGAGCAACGGCTGGCCCATAGCGCGGCGCTGCGTGCCGCGCTCGCGAGCGGCGGCCTCACGCTGCACTATCAGCCGCAGATCAGGACCAACGACGGCTCCTTGCAGGGCGTCGAGGCGCTGGCGCGCTGGCATGACCCGGTGCTTGGCGATGTCTCGCCAGCGAAATTCATTCCGCTCGCCGAGGAATGCGGGCTGATCGAGCAAATCGGATTGTGGTCGATCCGCGAGGCCTGCCGGCAAATGGCGCAGTGGCGTGACGCGGGCCTCGACATTCCCTGCGTGTCGGTCAATCTTTCTCCGATCAATTTCCAGAACGCAGGCCTTGCTTCCGTCGTCGCCGAAACCCTGGCGGCGTTCGGTTTGCCGCCGGAAGTCCTGATGCTCGAGGTCACCGAAAGCGTGTTCCTGAACGAGCACTCGGTGGCGATCGAGACCATGAATGCGATCCGCAAACTCGGAGCGGGGCTGTCGCTCGACGATTTCGGCACGGGTTATTCGAGCCTGAGCCGGCTCGCGCATCTGCCGATTCGCGAATTGAAGATCGACCGCAGCTTCATGTGCGATCTGGAGAGCGATCCCGCGGCGCGCGCCATCGTGACGACCGTGGTGCGCGTCGGGCAGAGCCTGCAACTCACCGTCGTCGCCGAGGGCGTCGAGACCGAAGGGCAACGAAATCTGCTGTCCATGCTCGGATGCGATGTCATCCAGGGATTCCTCTACGCGCCCGCGCTGTCGCCGTCTGCCTTCGGACGCTGGCTGCTCGACCATAGCGCTACCGAAGCGAGCGCCATGCTGCGAAGCGTCGGCCGTTCGATCTCGGCGCGGCCATCCGGCGGCGCTCATGCGCGCAGCCTGCCGAACCAACCGGCATCCGCTATTGGCGCTTAGCGGACAATGCAGGTCGCCGACGCTTTAAGGGCGCTTCTTAATCCCTGGCGAGAGATTGAATTGAGTCGATACGCGGCACATACACGACGATTCCGTCTCGCGCATAGATACGCTGCCACATCTTGCTGTGCGCGAGTTCTTCGGTAATCGGGGCATTGCGGCCCGTATCAAGCACGAAGGCGGCGGGGTTCCACCTGCGTACGACGTCCGCCAGCGGGACGATGCCGCTCTTGATGTCGCCATCGTAGCCCCACTCCTCGCTCGAATAGCGGTAGTAGCGCCCGTCGTAGGCGACGCGCCAGTCCGGATAGCCAGTATCGATGATGACCCCGCCGAACAGCAGGTCGTTATAAACGGTCCCACGTATGTGTTGATCGCGCAGCACTTGCACCGCGGCGAGCGGCAGGATCTTGCCAAAGCGCGTCGGTGCGATCTGCGGCGTTACGACGGCGACCAGCAAAAGCGACGCAAGGACCGTGACGGCCTCCGATCGTGCGGGGCGCGCGACAGGCGCCGCCACCGCGCGCGCAATGACCGGCACCATCGCGACGGCCCAGAACACCACAAAGCGGTAGGCCGCCAGCGTCATCAAGCCGAGCCCGAGCGCGATCGCAATCTCGACCGGGTCAAAGCGCCGCTGGCGCGCCACCAGCCTGGCTGTCAGCAGCGCCACGACGACGACCGGCACGGCGATCAAAAGGTTGGTGGGATCCCACAAGGGCAGCCACTCGGTCGCGCCGATGGCCATGCTCATCTCGGCGTTCGCAGCGGAAGTCGCGATGATCGAAGTCCCGTCAGGGGTAGCGAAGATCGCCGCCACGCCGATCAAGGCGAGCATCATCGGCACGACAGGCAGCGCGCTTCGTCCGCGCAGCCATCCTACCGCGCCGGGCAACGCGGCGAAGCCCATTGCCGCCACACCCACGCTCACGGAAGGATGCAGGTTCTGCCATGCGACCAGGAGCGGCGCGCCAAGGGCGATCGTCAGCGCCGGTTTCAGCTCAAGCCGTCGCAGCGCCAGCAGCAGTCCGAAACACAGGCAGCCGAAGCTTTGCGGTCGAACGCTGGCGGTGGGCACCGCGGCCAGGAACGCGAGACTGAGCGCGATAGTGACCGCGAGGAGCGACGCGCCGCGAAGGCGGCAGGCGATGGCAACCGCCCCGAAGCCGCCGAGCCAGCACGCCGCATCGAACACGCGCAGGAAATTCCAGCCACCGATCTGCCGCGCCAGGGCCATGACCACCTGCCCGGCCCAGGCCACGGCGGGAACTGGCTCGCCGATGTGTAGCGCAGCGAACGGCTCACCTGGTAGCGGCCCGCCGCTGCTTAGGATGAGTTCGCCCAGCTTGAGCTGCCAGAAAATGTCGGGGTCCCATACCGGGCGCAGCAGCAGCACGAGCAGCATTGCGGCAGGCACGAGTGCGAACACGAGATGCGTGCTTGCTGTCCAGTCGCCGCCTTCGCCGCGATTTTGCTCGATCATCTGCTCGTCCGACCTCGGTCCACAATTCATTAATTCGACGTGAACGGACCCGCAGGCGAAACTGCATTAAATCCATCAACCCGACGTTAAATCGCTATATAAAAGCCGAAGGACGTGTGGCTCCGGGGCCGATTTGTACAAGGTAGCGTTAGGAAAACCTCGCTCCGACCCTTCTCAACCAGACATGAACGGATAGTATCTGGCTCGCATTGGGCGAGAAATGAAGCGGCACGACTTCATCACCGGCCAGGCAGGGGAGGTCTTCAATAATGTCCACGGAAACAGCGCAGCCGCGAACTGCTGCGGGCGAGCGGACGCATGTCCGCGTCTGGATCTGCGCGCTGATCCTGCTGCTGTCGACCGTGGCCTATGCCGACCGCTCCATCCTTTCGATCTCGGGGTCCGGTATCAAGGACGAGTTCGGCCTGACCACGGTCCAGCTCGGCTTCGTGTTGTCGGCGTTCAGCTGGGCCTATGTCATCGGCCAGGTTCCGGGCGGGCTGATACTGGATCGCTTCGGGACCAAGCGGGTCTACGGTGTGACGCTCGTCATCTGGTCTCTTGCGACATTCCTGCTCGGCTTCGTCGGCAAGTTCGCCAGCGGCGCGGCAGGTGTCGTTGCGCTTCTGTTCGCGCTGCGCTTCATCCTTGGGTTCATCGAGGCGCCGAGTTTTCCGGCCAACGCCCGCATCGCAGTCATGTGGTTTCCCAAGCTCGAGCGTGGCCGCGTCACCTCGCTGTTCGCTTCGGCTTCCTATTTTGCGGTCGGCATCTTCTCGCCGCTCGCCGGCTGGCTGGTGTCGAGCTTCGGCTGGCCCTGGCCCTTCTTCGTCCTGGGTGCGATCGGCTTTGCCGCTGCGTTCGTCTGGGCCTGGTTCATGCATGAGCCGCGCCGCCACCCGATGATGTCGCAGGCGGAGCTTGACCACATCATCGCCGGCGGTGCGCTGGTGGACATCGATGATAGCGAAGAACTGCGGACCAAGCCGCACGTCTCCGGCACGGTCGTGAAGGCACTGCTGACCAGCCGCATGCTGTGGTGCGTCTATCTCGGCCAGTACGCCACCATTGCGCTCAGCTACTTCTTCATCACCTGGTTTCCGATCTACCTGGTGCAGGCGCGTCACATGGACATCATGTCCGCCGGGTTCGCCACCGTGGCGCCGTCGTTGTTCGGCTTTGCCGGCGGCATTTCGGGCGGCTGGATTTCCGACGACCTGATCAGGCGCGGCTGGTCGGTCACCTTTGCGCGCAAGACGCCCTACATCGTCGGCATGTTCGCCGCTTCGAGCCTGATCCTGGCCGCGTTTGCCGACAGCAACATCCTGATCGTCGCGCTGATGTCGTTCGCGTACTTCGCCAAGGGCCTCGCCGCCGGTTCCGGCACCTGGGCCGTGGTCACCGACACCGCGCCAAAGGAGGCGGTCGGCCTCGCCGGCTCCATCTTCAACTGCATCGGCAACATCGCCGGCATCGTGACGCC comes from the Bradyrhizobium erythrophlei genome and includes:
- a CDS encoding EAL domain-containing protein, which produces MSVYERPAVENSDVLLAALERANDAVVILDQDHRITHFNASAERIWGLARAEILGRPASLLGLNDLDDGARAERTITRPDGARLRVALSLSHVTSGEAPRTTALVRDITPELELRERLALHVMIADGTNRAVVIVDRNMKVVYVNATFVGMFGHSIEQAEGRQMGELLAGPHTDRSVLKRLQRCIGYESGMDEEILAYDSKGEEIWLGAHVKAFRNARGKVKYIVALLADITESRQLWSLQQLIMTALADEIPITEIADQLCRRVEEIAPDVVSSLLHIDAEGLVHPLGGPSLPDDYSRALDGIAIGPEVGSCGSAAFHGRAVLAMDIDSDPRWQPYKTRPLEVGLRACWSSPIKAKDGRVIGTFAFYFRECRAPSRWHERIVEACVRLGALAIERKEARAQIAQLAYYDTLTGLPNRARLRHLISEALASVSGGKNVALAFLDLDNFKDVNDSLGHSAGDEMLVEFAQRLHAQVQPGDVLGRLGGDEFVILLPERDAAGASLVASRIMEALSLPLKLGARQVPVSVSMGISIYPDNATNLDTLIQQADAAMYKAKQAGRATYRFFSADMNRLAEQRLAHSAALRAALASGGLTLHYQPQIRTNDGSLQGVEALARWHDPVLGDVSPAKFIPLAEECGLIEQIGLWSIREACRQMAQWRDAGLDIPCVSVNLSPINFQNAGLASVVAETLAAFGLPPEVLMLEVTESVFLNEHSVAIETMNAIRKLGAGLSLDDFGTGYSSLSRLAHLPIRELKIDRSFMCDLESDPAARAIVTTVVRVGQSLQLTVVAEGVETEGQRNLLSMLGCDVIQGFLYAPALSPSAFGRWLLDHSATEASAMLRSVGRSISARPSGGAHARSLPNQPASAIGA
- a CDS encoding MFS transporter encodes the protein MSTETAQPRTAAGERTHVRVWICALILLLSTVAYADRSILSISGSGIKDEFGLTTVQLGFVLSAFSWAYVIGQVPGGLILDRFGTKRVYGVTLVIWSLATFLLGFVGKFASGAAGVVALLFALRFILGFIEAPSFPANARIAVMWFPKLERGRVTSLFASASYFAVGIFSPLAGWLVSSFGWPWPFFVLGAIGFAAAFVWAWFMHEPRRHPMMSQAELDHIIAGGALVDIDDSEELRTKPHVSGTVVKALLTSRMLWCVYLGQYATIALSYFFITWFPIYLVQARHMDIMSAGFATVAPSLFGFAGGISGGWISDDLIRRGWSVTFARKTPYIVGMFAASSLILAAFADSNILIVALMSFAYFAKGLAAGSGTWAVVTDTAPKEAVGLAGSIFNCIGNIAGIVTPIVFGYIVAMTGGNYGAGLYFVGAHCIAAALLFLFVMGRIERVGGEEQPKPAM